From Vigna unguiculata cultivar IT97K-499-35 chromosome 5, ASM411807v1, whole genome shotgun sequence, the proteins below share one genomic window:
- the LOC114183431 gene encoding uncharacterized protein LOC114183431 isoform X1, which produces MKFLKNTKKMNQLFEEYNKSWLFFCHEGRLMIYLKNTTKVIFQMNDVQVSRWMKCLKNIAKMNQLFEEYNKCWFFFSVMKDGFAKSMICFKNTTKVFFQMNDVQVSRWMKCLKNITKVENFVLLFAG; this is translated from the exons ATGAAGTTTTTGAAGAATACAAAAAAG ATGAATCAACTATTTGAAGAATACAACAAAAGTTGGCTTTTTTTCTGTCATGAAGGAAGATTGatgatttatttaaagaatacaaCCAAG GTTATCTTTCAGATGAATGATGTACAAGTTTCTAGATGGATGAAGTGTTTGAAGAATATAGCAAAG aTGAATCAATTGTTTGAAGAATACAACaaatgttggttttttttttctgtcatgaAGGATGGTTTTGCTAAATCGATGATCTGTTTCAAGAATACAACCAAG GTTTTCTTTCAGATGAATGATGTACAAGTTTCTAGATGGATGAAGTGTTTGAAGAATATAACAAAggtagaaaattttgttcttttgtttGCCGGATGA
- the LOC114183431 gene encoding uncharacterized protein LOC114183431 isoform X2, with product MKVMNQLFEEYNKSWLFFCHEGRLMIYLKNTTKVIFQMNDVQVSRWMKCLKNIAKMNQLFEEYNKCWFFFSVMKDGFAKSMICFKNTTKVFFQMNDVQVSRWMKCLKNITKVENFVLLFAG from the exons ATGAAAGTG ATGAATCAACTATTTGAAGAATACAACAAAAGTTGGCTTTTTTTCTGTCATGAAGGAAGATTGatgatttatttaaagaatacaaCCAAG GTTATCTTTCAGATGAATGATGTACAAGTTTCTAGATGGATGAAGTGTTTGAAGAATATAGCAAAG aTGAATCAATTGTTTGAAGAATACAACaaatgttggttttttttttctgtcatgaAGGATGGTTTTGCTAAATCGATGATCTGTTTCAAGAATACAACCAAG GTTTTCTTTCAGATGAATGATGTACAAGTTTCTAGATGGATGAAGTGTTTGAAGAATATAACAAAggtagaaaattttgttcttttgtttGCCGGATGA